In Kytococcus sedentarius DSM 20547, the sequence CCGGGGGACGCGGCGGGGGTGTCCTGGGGCGTCATGCCCCAAACCCTATGCGACCGGGGACGCCGCGAGGGCCGCCCCCGTGGTAGGAGCGGCCCTCGCTGGTGTGCGTCGGTGCGGACCTCAGCGGGTCTCGCGGTGCGCGGTGTGGGACTGGCAGCGCGCGCAGAACTTCTTCAACTCAAGACGGTCGGGGTTGTTCCGACGGTTCTTCTTGGTGATGTAGTTGCGCTCCTTGCAGTCCGTGCACGCCAGAGTGATCTTCGGGCGGACGTCAGCGCTCTTGCTGGCCATGGGGCAACCTGCTCTCGGACGATGGTTCGTGGTGTGCCCTGGACGGGCACGGTGTCGGGCCCTGGTCCAGGGCCGTCTACCAGTAGCGGGGAGGGGGCTCGATCCCCTGACCTCACGATTATGAGTCGTGCGCTCTAACCAGCTGAGCTACCCCGCCTCGGCGGGATGACCGACCGGCTGGTCGGCCTCCACCAGAGCCCCCAAACGGAATCGAACCGTTGACCTTCTCCTTACCATGGAGACGCTCTGCCGACTGAGCTATGGGGGCCTGCGGCGTGAACCGCTCGGAGAATCTTACACACGCACCCCGAGAAGCGCCAATCGGCTCCAGCACGCCGAAACTCGGCTCACCCCAGGGGGCTCACCACCCCGGTCATGTGCACGATCGAGGGGTCCTTCGCGGTCACGGCGATCTGCACCGGCCGCGCGCCGGCGCGACCGGTGCCACCCGGAGTGCCGCCCGCGGCCGCCGCGAGGTCGCCCGGGGTCGTCGAGGAGGTCCGCAGGGCGACGGTCGAGGGCAGGAACAGCGGCTTGCCGAACTGCACCTCGATCTCGTGGACCTCCGGCACCCGGGGTCCCAGCGCGGCCACCGCACGGGCGGCGGTGTACATGCCGTGCGCGATGGCGCGCTTGAACCCGAACGCCTTGGCTGTGAGCTTCGAGAGGTGGATGGGATTGGCGTCGCCGGCCACCCCGGCGTAGCGCCGGCCGGTGTCGGCCCCAAGCCGCCACCGGGCCCGCTCGGGCAACGCCCCGGCATCGACCGCCCCGTGCGACGGGCCGGCTGCGTCACCAGGCGCGCCCTCCAGTCGCGCGCCACGGGCCAGGTAGTCGCTCCAGCCCTCCCACACCACGCGCCCGTCGACCTCCGCCGAGGCGGCGAGGGTCACGAGCACCCCCTTGGGGTGGCTCGCGAGCCCGTCGGCCCACACCGAGAGGGTGGGTTCGGCATCGGGCGCGACCGGGGCGTGCATGCGCCAGCGGTTGGCGATGTGCACCAGGCCCAGGACGGCCAGCGGGAAGTCCGTGGCCGTCATCAGCTTCATCTGCAGGCCGAAGGTGCGCACGTGCAGCCAGGTCGAGGGGACCGGACCGCCCAGCGAGTACCCGCAGAGGCGCGCGTAGTCGGCGAGCTCGCGGGTGGACCACCCCGCATCGGCCACCACGAGGCGGCGTGCCGGCAGGTCGTCGGGGCCGAGGGACGAACGGCCCTTCGCGCGGACCGCCCGCCCGAACAGGGAGACCGGGCTGGGGACCGCGTCCAGGTGCTCGACCTCGAGATCGCGACGGGAGGGTGCGGGGGTGGCAGCCCCGGACGACGGGATACCGGGCGTGCTGGCTCGGGTCGACATGTCAGGCTCCCAACTGGCTCTGGCCGCAGACCCGCAGCACCTGGCCCGTGACCCCGCCGTTGGCAGGACGGGCGAGGAACGCGATGGTCTCGGCGACGTCCACCGGCAGGCCACCCTGCGCCATCGAGTTGATGCGCCGGCCCACCTCGCGGGTGACCGCGGGGATCTTGCCGGTCATCTCGGTCTCGATGAAGCCCGGGGCCACGGCGTTCACCGTCACGCCCCGCGGGGCGAGAGTCGGCGCCATCGAGCGCACCATACCCATGACCCCGGCCTTGGAGGCGGCGTAGTTCGCCTGCCCCCGGTTGCCGCCGATGCCCGAGGTGGAGGCCACGCCGACGATGGCACTGCCCGCACCGAGGCCGCCGTCGATGCCGGACAGCAGCACCTCGTTGATGCCGAACTGCGCCTGCAGGTTCA encodes:
- the rpmG gene encoding 50S ribosomal protein L33; the protein is MASKSADVRPKITLACTDCKERNYITKKNRRNNPDRLELKKFCARCQSHTAHRETR
- a CDS encoding MaoC family dehydratase, giving the protein MSTRASTPGIPSSGAATPAPSRRDLEVEHLDAVPSPVSLFGRAVRAKGRSSLGPDDLPARRLVVADAGWSTRELADYARLCGYSLGGPVPSTWLHVRTFGLQMKLMTATDFPLAVLGLVHIANRWRMHAPVAPDAEPTLSVWADGLASHPKGVLVTLAASAEVDGRVVWEGWSDYLARGARLEGAPGDAAGPSHGAVDAGALPERARWRLGADTGRRYAGVAGDANPIHLSKLTAKAFGFKRAIAHGMYTAARAVAALGPRVPEVHEIEVQFGKPLFLPSTVALRTSSTTPGDLAAAAGGTPGGTGRAGARPVQIAVTAKDPSIVHMTGVVSPLG